In Streptomyces ambofaciens ATCC 23877, a single genomic region encodes these proteins:
- a CDS encoding ATP-binding cassette domain-containing protein has translation MKRIDGNPPAAGSAVTVRGLVKHYGETKALDGVDLDVREGTVMGVLGPNGAGKTTLVRILSTLITPDAGAAHVAGYDVVRQPRQLRRVIGLTGQYASVDEKLPGWENLYMIGRLLDLSRRDARVRADELLERFSLTEAAKRPAHTYSGGMRRRLDLAASMIGQPAVLYLDEPTTGLDPRTRNEVWDEVKRMVGDGVTVLLTTQYMEEAEQLASELTVVDRGKVIANGGIEQLKAKVGGRTLRVRPADPLHLRPLAAHLDELGLTGLADTTVDAERGAVLVPILSDEQLTAVVGAVTARGITIASITTELPSLDEVFLSLTGHRASAPQDPAPAETREEVAV, from the coding sequence ATGAAGCGAATCGACGGCAACCCCCCGGCCGCGGGCAGCGCGGTCACCGTGCGGGGGCTGGTCAAGCACTACGGCGAGACCAAGGCACTGGACGGCGTCGACCTCGACGTGCGCGAGGGCACCGTGATGGGTGTGCTCGGTCCCAACGGCGCCGGCAAGACGACCCTCGTCCGCATCCTGTCCACCCTGATCACCCCCGACGCGGGCGCGGCGCACGTCGCCGGCTACGACGTCGTACGCCAGCCGCGCCAGCTGCGGCGGGTGATAGGACTGACCGGGCAGTACGCGTCCGTGGACGAGAAGCTCCCCGGCTGGGAGAACCTCTACATGATCGGCCGGCTGCTCGACCTCTCCCGCCGGGACGCCCGCGTCCGGGCCGACGAGCTGCTGGAGCGGTTCTCGCTCACCGAGGCCGCCAAGCGGCCCGCGCACACCTACTCGGGCGGCATGCGGCGCCGTCTCGACCTGGCCGCCTCCATGATCGGGCAGCCGGCGGTGCTGTACCTGGACGAGCCGACCACCGGCCTGGACCCCCGTACCCGCAACGAGGTGTGGGACGAGGTCAAGCGCATGGTCGGCGACGGCGTCACCGTGCTGCTCACCACCCAGTACATGGAGGAGGCCGAGCAGCTCGCCTCCGAGCTGACCGTCGTCGACCGCGGCAAGGTCATCGCGAACGGCGGCATCGAGCAGCTGAAGGCCAAGGTCGGCGGGCGCACCCTGCGGGTCCGGCCGGCGGACCCGCTGCACCTGCGCCCGCTCGCCGCCCACCTGGACGAGCTGGGCCTCACCGGGCTCGCCGACACCACGGTGGACGCGGAGCGCGGTGCCGTCCTGGTGCCGATCCTCAGCGACGAGCAGCTGACCGCCGTGGTCGGCGCGGTCACCGCGCGCGGCATCACGATCGCCTCCATCACCACCGAACTGCCCAGTCTGGACGAGGTCTTCCTGTCCCTCACCGGCCACCGCGCCAGTGCCCCGCAGGACCCCGCGCCCGCCGAAACCCGCGAGGAGGTCGCGGTATGA
- a CDS encoding endonuclease/exonuclease/phosphatase family protein, whose translation MAQQAYMTETDNGGSGPEHRGTRLRRLWNRAVTGWRGDRRIWRRGLVTAAVAVILAVVMAAHSHIPNAIGNLGSLTETFLPWFGLLIPVLLVIAFARKSATALIALVLPVSVWLNLFGGLLFDKTGGGGDLTVATHNVNADNADPAGTARAVAAAGADVLALEELKASAVPTYEKALASKYRHHAVVGTVGLWSKYPVSDVKAVDIRLGWKRAMRATVATPSGPVAVYVAHLPSVRVKLEAGFTARQRDKSADALGEAIADEKLPRKILLGDLNGTMNDRALTAITSQMRSPQGAVGDGFGFSWPASFPMARIDQILVTGVEPETSWTLPATGSDHLPIAARVRVDTTAS comes from the coding sequence ATGGCGCAGCAGGCGTACATGACGGAGACGGACAACGGCGGCTCGGGGCCCGAGCACCGGGGAACCCGGCTTCGGCGCCTGTGGAACCGGGCGGTCACCGGCTGGCGGGGCGATCGGCGGATCTGGCGCCGGGGCCTGGTCACGGCCGCCGTGGCCGTGATCCTGGCCGTCGTCATGGCGGCCCACTCGCACATCCCCAACGCCATCGGCAACCTCGGCAGCCTCACGGAGACCTTCCTGCCGTGGTTCGGTCTGCTGATCCCGGTCCTGCTGGTGATCGCGTTCGCGCGCAAGTCGGCGACGGCGCTGATCGCGCTCGTCCTGCCGGTGTCGGTGTGGCTGAACCTCTTCGGCGGCCTCCTCTTCGACAAGACCGGTGGCGGCGGCGACCTCACGGTGGCCACGCACAACGTCAACGCCGACAACGCCGACCCGGCCGGCACCGCCCGGGCCGTGGCCGCCGCCGGCGCGGACGTGCTCGCCCTGGAGGAGCTGAAGGCGTCCGCCGTGCCGACCTACGAGAAGGCGCTGGCGTCGAAGTACCGGCACCACGCGGTCGTCGGCACCGTCGGGCTGTGGAGCAAGTACCCGGTGAGTGACGTGAAGGCCGTCGACATCCGGCTCGGCTGGAAGCGCGCGATGCGCGCCACCGTCGCCACGCCCTCCGGGCCGGTCGCGGTGTACGTCGCCCACCTGCCGTCCGTACGGGTGAAGCTGGAGGCGGGTTTCACCGCCCGGCAGCGCGACAAGAGCGCCGACGCCCTCGGTGAGGCCATCGCCGACGAGAAGCTGCCCCGCAAGATCCTGCTCGGCGACCTCAACGGCACCATGAACGACCGCGCGCTCACCGCCATCACCTCCCAGATGCGCTCCCCGCAGGGCGCCGTGGGGGACGGCTTCGGCTTCAGCTGGCCGGCGTCCTTCCCGATGGCCCGCATCGACCAGATCCTGGTCACCGGCGTCGAACCGGAGACCAGCTGGACCCTCCCGGCGACCGGCAGCGACCACCTGCCGATCGCCGCACGTGTGAGGGTCGACACAACGGCATCCTGA
- a CDS encoding site-2 protease family protein, translating to MTTATARPSDRRISPVFLGIVAVAAVTGWATWTGFAEQPGLAVFLFVTAAWVVSLCLHEYAHARTALHSGDVSVGAKGYLTLNPVKYTHALLSIVLPVLFVIMGGIGLPGGAVFIERGRIRGRWRHSLISAAGPLTNVLFAVVCTAPFWLDALDGVPRDFRLALAFLALLQVTAAILNFLPVPGLDGYGVIEPWLSYQVRRQVEPLAPFGLLIVFALLWIPAVNGVFFDAVDALLRGLGIGEADTYCGFELYRFWQTDELCSVSP from the coding sequence ATGACCACCGCCACCGCCCGCCCCAGCGACCGGCGGATCAGTCCCGTCTTCCTCGGGATCGTCGCCGTCGCCGCGGTCACGGGCTGGGCCACCTGGACCGGTTTCGCCGAGCAGCCGGGCCTGGCCGTGTTCCTGTTCGTGACGGCGGCGTGGGTGGTCTCCCTGTGCCTGCACGAGTACGCGCACGCCCGTACCGCCCTGCACAGCGGGGACGTCTCGGTCGGCGCGAAGGGCTACCTCACGCTGAACCCGGTGAAGTACACGCACGCCCTGCTGAGCATCGTGCTCCCGGTGCTGTTCGTGATCATGGGCGGCATCGGTCTGCCGGGCGGCGCGGTGTTCATCGAGCGCGGGCGCATCCGGGGCCGCTGGCGGCACAGCCTGATCTCGGCCGCGGGCCCGCTGACCAACGTCCTGTTCGCCGTGGTCTGCACGGCCCCGTTCTGGCTGGACGCACTCGACGGCGTGCCGCGCGACTTCCGGCTGGCGCTGGCCTTCCTCGCGCTGCTCCAGGTCACGGCGGCGATCCTGAACTTCCTGCCGGTGCCGGGCCTGGACGGCTACGGGGTGATCGAGCCCTGGCTGTCGTACCAGGTGCGGCGTCAGGTGGAGCCGCTCGCGCCGTTCGGGCTGCTGATCGTGTTCGCGCTGCTGTGGATCCCGGCCGTCAACGGCGTGTTCTTCGACGCCGTCGACGCGCTCCTGCGCGGCCTCGGGATCGGCGAGGCCGACACGTACTGCGGCTTCGAGCTGTACCGCTTCTGGCAGACCGACGAGCTCTGCTCGGTCAGCCCGTGA
- a CDS encoding ABC transporter permease, translating to MSAATVDTPTPDARISPRGHVRHTSALVRRNLLWIRQDPESMFDALLMPVVFTLLFVYVFGGSIGQALGGGQDGYVQYVIPGMIAMMSMTLSQGVGTGFSQDFNSGVMDRFRSLPIGRGSVLFAKIAVEMLRMLFATTVLMIVAVLVGFDIDHWGGLFAAVGLSAVFASSIMWVFLTLGVILKNAQSVQAMGFMVLFPLQFGSSIFAPTQSMPGWLQAFTDYNPLSTLADAARGLMVGGPVAHDLWITLGWSVAITAVMAPVAIHKFRTKT from the coding sequence ATGAGCGCCGCCACCGTCGACACGCCCACCCCCGACGCCCGGATCTCCCCGCGCGGGCACGTGCGGCACACCAGTGCCCTGGTCCGCCGCAACCTGCTGTGGATCCGGCAGGACCCGGAGTCGATGTTCGACGCCCTGCTGATGCCGGTCGTCTTCACCCTGCTGTTCGTGTACGTCTTCGGCGGGTCGATCGGCCAGGCCCTCGGCGGCGGCCAGGACGGCTACGTGCAGTACGTCATCCCCGGCATGATCGCCATGATGAGCATGACGCTGTCGCAGGGCGTCGGCACCGGCTTCAGCCAGGACTTCAACTCCGGTGTCATGGACCGCTTCCGGTCCCTGCCGATCGGGCGCGGCTCCGTGCTCTTCGCGAAGATCGCGGTGGAGATGCTGCGGATGCTCTTCGCGACCACGGTGCTGATGATCGTCGCCGTCCTGGTGGGCTTCGACATCGACCACTGGGGCGGTCTGTTCGCGGCGGTGGGCCTGTCCGCCGTGTTCGCCTCGTCGATCATGTGGGTGTTCCTCACCCTGGGCGTGATCCTGAAGAACGCGCAGTCCGTCCAGGCGATGGGGTTCATGGTGCTGTTCCCGCTCCAGTTCGGCTCGTCGATCTTCGCGCCGACGCAGTCGATGCCGGGCTGGCTCCAGGCCTTCACCGACTACAACCCGCTCTCCACGCTCGCCGACGCGGCGCGCGGACTGATGGTGGGCGGCCCGGTCGCGCACGACCTGTGGATCACGCTCGGCTGGTCGGTGGCGATCACCGCGGTGATGGCGCCGGTCGCCATCCACAAGTTCCGCACCAAGACCTGA
- the panB gene encoding 3-methyl-2-oxobutanoate hydroxymethyltransferase gives MTQLSAAPTSQRPSDGSKALYGGKSNRRITVRDITAAKERGEKWPMLTAYDAMTASVFDEAGIPVMLVGDSAGNCHLGYETTVPVTLDEMTMLSAAVVRGTSRALIVGDLPFGSYQEGPVQALRSATRLVKEAGVGAVKLEGGERSHRQIELLVESGIPVMAHIGLTPQSVNAMGYRVQGRGEEAAQQLLRDAKAVQDAGAFAVVLELVPAELAAEVTRTLHIPTVGIGAGAETDAQVLVWTDMLGLTGGRVPKFVKQYADLRQVIGDAAKAFADDVVGGTFPQEEHSVH, from the coding sequence ATGACGCAGCTTTCGGCTGCCCCCACCTCTCAGCGCCCCTCCGACGGGAGCAAGGCGCTGTACGGGGGCAAGAGCAACCGCCGCATCACCGTCCGGGACATCACCGCCGCCAAGGAGCGCGGCGAGAAGTGGCCCATGCTCACCGCGTACGACGCGATGACCGCGTCCGTCTTCGACGAGGCCGGCATCCCGGTCATGCTCGTCGGCGACTCCGCGGGCAACTGCCACCTCGGCTACGAGACCACCGTGCCCGTCACGCTGGACGAGATGACGATGCTCTCGGCCGCGGTCGTACGGGGCACCAGCCGCGCCCTGATCGTCGGCGACCTGCCCTTCGGCTCCTACCAGGAGGGGCCGGTGCAGGCGCTGCGCTCGGCGACCCGGCTGGTGAAGGAGGCCGGGGTCGGGGCGGTCAAGCTGGAGGGCGGCGAGCGCTCGCACCGGCAGATCGAGCTGCTGGTGGAGTCCGGCATCCCCGTGATGGCGCACATCGGCCTCACCCCGCAGTCCGTCAACGCCATGGGCTACCGGGTCCAGGGCCGCGGCGAGGAGGCCGCCCAGCAGCTGCTGCGCGACGCCAAGGCGGTGCAGGACGCGGGCGCCTTCGCGGTCGTCCTGGAGCTGGTTCCGGCCGAGCTGGCCGCCGAGGTGACGCGGACGCTGCACATCCCGACGGTCGGCATCGGCGCGGGCGCGGAGACGGACGCCCAGGTGCTGGTGTGGACCGACATGCTCGGGCTGACCGGCGGCCGGGTGCCGAAGTTCGTGAAGCAGTACGCCGACCTGCGCCAGGTCATCGGCGACGCGGCGAAGGCCTTCGCCGACGACGTCGTCGGCGGAACGTTCCCGCAGGAGGAGCACTCCGTCCACTGA
- the npdG gene encoding NADPH-dependent F420 reductase, whose product MTSTDSAQKAPAKDPWDLPDVSGLVVGVLGGTGPQGKGLAYRLAKAGQKVIVGSRAAERAEAAAEEIGHGVEGADNAETARRSDVVIVAVPWDGHGKTLESLRGELAGKLVVDCVNPLGFDKKGAYALKPEEGSAAEQAAALLPDSRVTAAFHHLSAVLLQDPEIEEIDTDVMVLGEERADVEIVQALAGRIAGMRGVFAGRLRNAHQVESLVANLISVNRRYKAHAGLRVTDV is encoded by the coding sequence ATGACCTCTACCGACAGTGCACAGAAGGCCCCCGCCAAGGACCCCTGGGACCTGCCCGACGTCTCCGGGCTGGTCGTCGGCGTGCTCGGCGGCACCGGCCCCCAGGGCAAGGGCCTCGCCTACCGCCTCGCCAAGGCCGGCCAGAAGGTGATCGTCGGCTCCCGCGCCGCCGAGCGCGCCGAGGCCGCCGCCGAGGAGATCGGCCACGGCGTCGAGGGCGCGGACAACGCCGAGACCGCCCGCCGCAGCGACGTGGTGATCGTCGCGGTGCCCTGGGACGGCCACGGCAAGACCCTCGAGTCCCTGCGCGGGGAACTGGCCGGCAAGCTCGTCGTCGACTGCGTCAACCCGCTCGGCTTCGACAAGAAGGGCGCCTACGCGCTCAAGCCCGAGGAGGGCAGCGCCGCCGAGCAGGCCGCCGCCCTGCTGCCGGACAGCCGGGTCACCGCCGCCTTTCACCACCTCTCGGCGGTCCTCCTCCAGGACCCGGAGATCGAGGAGATCGACACCGACGTCATGGTGCTCGGCGAGGAGCGGGCCGACGTGGAGATCGTGCAGGCCCTCGCCGGACGCATCGCCGGCATGCGCGGCGTCTTCGCCGGCCGGCTCCGCAACGCCCACCAGGTCGAGTCGCTGGTCGCCAACCTGATCTCCGTCAACCGCCGCTACAAGGCACACGCCGGGCTCCGCGTCACGGACGTATGA
- a CDS encoding MFS transporter, producing MPLALLALAVGAFGIGTTEFVMMGLLPDVADDLNISIPSAGHLVSAYALGVVIGAPLLAAATARMSRRTVLIALMALFVAGNALSAFAPGEVSLLAARFVSGLPHGAFFGVGAVVATGMVAPERKARSVSLMFLGLTVANIVGVPAATAMGQQLGWRATFLGVSAIGVAAIAALAVLIPRDDAPAPGTGLRGELAALRSLPVWLALGTTVAGFGALFAAYSYITPMLTDAAGFAEASVTLLLALFGVGATAGNLLGGRLADHSLRGTLFSGLASLVVVLALFPLLMRTEVTAAVAVALLGMAAFLTGSPLQLMVMEKAAAAPSLASSANQAAFNLANAGGAWIGGLALAAGFGTTSPATAGAALAVLGVAVAGAAYAVDRRRVAAAPAHGRVVAGHVPEAAETVRR from the coding sequence ATGCCCCTGGCCCTGCTCGCCCTTGCCGTGGGCGCCTTCGGCATCGGTACCACCGAGTTCGTGATGATGGGCCTGCTGCCCGACGTCGCGGACGACCTGAACATCTCGATCCCCAGCGCCGGCCACCTGGTCTCGGCGTACGCGCTCGGCGTCGTCATCGGCGCCCCGCTGCTGGCGGCGGCGACCGCGCGGATGTCCCGCCGCACGGTGCTGATCGCGCTGATGGCCCTCTTCGTGGCCGGCAACGCGCTGTCCGCGTTCGCCCCCGGCGAGGTCTCCCTCCTCGCCGCCCGCTTCGTCAGCGGCCTGCCGCACGGCGCCTTCTTCGGCGTCGGCGCGGTCGTCGCCACCGGCATGGTGGCGCCGGAACGCAAGGCCCGCTCCGTCTCCCTGATGTTCCTCGGCCTCACCGTCGCCAACATCGTCGGCGTCCCCGCGGCCACCGCCATGGGCCAGCAGCTCGGCTGGCGGGCCACCTTCCTCGGCGTGAGCGCGATCGGCGTCGCGGCGATAGCGGCCCTGGCGGTCCTGATCCCGCGCGACGACGCCCCCGCCCCCGGCACGGGGCTCCGCGGCGAGCTGGCCGCCCTGCGCTCCCTGCCCGTCTGGCTCGCCCTCGGCACCACCGTCGCGGGCTTCGGCGCGCTCTTCGCCGCCTACAGCTACATCACGCCGATGCTCACGGACGCCGCCGGCTTCGCCGAGGCCAGCGTGACGCTGCTGCTGGCCCTGTTCGGCGTCGGCGCCACCGCGGGCAACCTGCTGGGCGGCCGCCTGGCCGACCACTCCCTGCGGGGCACCCTCTTCAGTGGCCTGGCCTCCCTGGTCGTGGTCCTCGCCCTCTTCCCGCTCCTGATGCGCACCGAGGTCACGGCGGCCGTGGCGGTGGCCCTGCTGGGCATGGCCGCCTTCCTCACCGGCTCGCCCCTCCAGCTGATGGTGATGGAGAAGGCCGCCGCGGCCCCCTCCCTCGCCTCCTCGGCCAACCAGGCCGCCTTCAACCTCGCCAACGCCGGCGGCGCCTGGATCGGCGGCCTCGCCCTCGCGGCGGGCTTCGGCACCACGTCCCCGGCCACGGCGGGCGCGGCCCTGGCCGTCCTCGGCGTGGCGGTCGCGGGCGCGGCGTACGCGGTGGACCGGCGCCGGGTCGCCGCCGCCCCGGCACACGGGCGTGTGGTCGCGGGGCACGTGCCGGAGGCGGCGGAGACCGTACGGCGCTGA
- a CDS encoding AfsR/SARP family transcriptional regulator, which yields MTGRHGTRDNGPVRYRILGTTQALRPDGTAVPVGGARLRALLTVLALRPGRAVPAALLVEEVWDGDPPADAPGALQALVGRLRRTLGADAVASADGGYRLAAAPEDIDLHRFDRLAGEGSRALADGDPGKAAAVLDEALGLWHGPALADLPDRTAEAARWNTRHLDVLRARHTAALDLGQAEHSLPELTALCDGHPLDEPLQALRLRALRDTGRTAEALAAYEAVRHHLADRLGTDPGPELRSLHEELLRSPGGSAGSPSEEAPVRPGSPGDTAASAGPGAPVPHGSPDGPAGHTAPVSPAVPGTPAGPAAPAAPAPGATHPASWPPASPASEAGVAVRATPDEGASATSAPAAAAAPRRRGNLRARLTSFVGRDADLEALRGDLVTARLVTLLGPGGAGKTRLSQEAAEGVEDTAPDGVWLAELAPVDDPGAVPEAVLTALGARETVLYGAGAEEMRAVAATDRQTTAVERLVEHCGRRRMLIVLDNCEHVVEAAARLAEELLARCPGLTILATSREPLGVPGESLRPVEPLPEPAALRLLADRGAAARPGFRTDTDEETAAACAEICRRLDGLPLAIELAAARLRMLTPRQIADRLDDRFRLLTSGSRTVLPRQQTLRAVVDWSWDLLDEEERDVLRRLSVFAGGCDLAAAEAVCGPAALDALGSLVDKSLVVAAPSAGDGMRYRLLETVAEYAGERLDETGGRAAAERAHLTYYRELARTTDPLLRGPRQLAAIARLEREYENLRTALRHAVAERDEQEALSLALSLVWYWQMRDLRVEARNWFNEVMALGPDPFAEPARRAAPVWERCTAAPPPMTGEVLAEARRGVHLAHLACMDTELETWQSPQAKRKLRVIAETYEPGMPQTCTPPGLLWFFAVMLSGDMERLREIMNAAVRTCRETPGYEWSLAGSLQMRANFLANRTDWAGDAARDADEALEIYHRLGDAWGTAEALAARAEARERKGEFRLAAADYRAAAKEAERLGAHAQVDILDARLGSVLLECGDAEEGERTLRAVIERTEGTGHNGAMPAARLFLAGRLGMTGRTAEAREQLRLLREDFAISHFVVFDAFILAAEAWVATLEGRHEECLVKVRKSLERADDPLSAAIAPHMRSSYLTIAAMAMARVDGGRRAVDAARCLGAADAMLPPAHVAMGLERDGRARAVGRVREALGGEAYELAYAEGAGLTAEEAVALV from the coding sequence ATGACCGGCCGCCACGGCACCAGGGACAATGGACCCGTGCGCTACCGCATCCTCGGCACCACCCAGGCACTCCGCCCCGACGGCACCGCCGTCCCGGTCGGCGGGGCGCGGCTGCGCGCGCTGCTGACCGTGCTCGCCCTGCGTCCCGGCCGTGCCGTGCCCGCGGCGCTGCTGGTGGAGGAGGTGTGGGACGGCGACCCGCCGGCCGACGCGCCGGGCGCGCTGCAAGCACTGGTCGGGCGGCTGCGCCGCACGCTCGGCGCGGACGCGGTCGCCTCGGCGGACGGCGGCTACCGGCTCGCCGCCGCTCCCGAGGACATCGACCTGCACCGCTTCGACCGGCTGGCCGGCGAGGGCAGCCGCGCCCTCGCCGACGGCGACCCCGGCAAGGCCGCCGCCGTGCTGGACGAGGCCCTCGGCCTGTGGCACGGTCCCGCCCTCGCCGACCTGCCCGACCGCACCGCCGAGGCGGCCCGCTGGAACACCCGGCACCTGGACGTGCTGCGCGCCCGTCACACCGCCGCCCTGGACCTCGGGCAGGCCGAGCACTCGCTGCCCGAGCTGACCGCGCTGTGCGACGGCCACCCCCTGGACGAGCCGCTCCAGGCCCTGCGGCTGCGCGCCCTGCGCGACACCGGCCGCACCGCCGAGGCCCTGGCCGCCTACGAGGCCGTACGCCACCACCTCGCGGACCGGCTCGGCACCGACCCGGGACCCGAACTCCGGTCACTGCACGAGGAGTTGCTCCGCAGTCCGGGCGGGTCTGCCGGTTCCCCGAGCGAAGAGGCGCCCGTGCGGCCCGGGAGCCCGGGCGACACCGCGGCCTCCGCCGGGCCCGGGGCACCTGTGCCGCACGGGAGCCCCGACGGCCCCGCGGGGCACACGGCACCCGTGTCCCCGGCGGTGCCCGGTACCCCCGCGGGGCCCGCGGCTCCCGCCGCGCCCGCCCCTGGCGCGACACACCCGGCGTCCTGGCCCCCGGCGTCCCCCGCGTCCGAGGCGGGGGTCGCGGTCCGGGCCACCCCGGACGAGGGGGCCTCCGCGACGTCCGCGCCCGCCGCCGCGGCGGCGCCCCGCCGCCGTGGCAACCTCCGCGCCCGGCTCACCTCCTTCGTCGGCCGGGACGCCGACCTGGAGGCGCTCCGCGGCGACCTGGTGACCGCCCGTCTCGTCACCCTGCTCGGGCCCGGCGGCGCCGGCAAGACCCGGCTGTCGCAGGAGGCCGCCGAGGGCGTCGAGGACACCGCGCCGGACGGCGTCTGGCTGGCCGAACTCGCCCCCGTCGACGACCCCGGCGCCGTACCGGAGGCCGTCCTCACCGCCCTCGGCGCCCGCGAGACCGTCCTGTACGGGGCCGGTGCCGAGGAGATGCGGGCCGTCGCCGCCACCGACCGGCAGACCACCGCCGTGGAACGCCTCGTGGAGCACTGCGGCCGGCGCCGCATGCTGATCGTCCTCGACAACTGCGAGCACGTCGTCGAGGCCGCCGCCCGTCTCGCCGAGGAACTCCTCGCCCGCTGCCCGGGCCTGACGATCCTCGCCACCAGCCGCGAACCCCTCGGCGTGCCGGGCGAGTCGCTGCGCCCGGTGGAGCCGCTGCCGGAACCGGCCGCGCTGCGACTGCTCGCCGACCGCGGCGCCGCCGCCCGCCCCGGCTTCCGCACCGACACCGACGAGGAGACCGCGGCGGCCTGCGCCGAGATCTGCCGCCGCCTCGACGGCCTGCCGCTGGCCATCGAACTGGCGGCAGCCCGGCTGCGCATGCTGACCCCGCGCCAGATCGCCGACCGCCTCGACGACCGCTTCCGCCTGCTCACCTCCGGCAGCCGCACCGTCCTGCCCCGCCAGCAGACACTGCGCGCGGTCGTCGACTGGTCCTGGGACCTGCTCGACGAGGAGGAGAGGGACGTACTGCGGCGCCTGTCCGTCTTCGCGGGCGGCTGCGACCTCGCCGCCGCCGAGGCCGTGTGCGGGCCCGCGGCCCTGGACGCCCTCGGTTCCCTCGTCGACAAGTCGCTGGTCGTGGCCGCGCCGTCGGCCGGCGACGGCATGCGGTACCGGCTCCTGGAGACCGTGGCCGAGTACGCGGGCGAACGCCTCGACGAGACCGGCGGCCGGGCCGCCGCCGAGCGCGCGCACCTGACGTACTACCGCGAACTCGCCCGGACCACGGACCCGTTGCTGCGGGGCCCGCGGCAGCTCGCCGCCATCGCACGGCTGGAGCGCGAGTACGAGAACCTGCGCACCGCGCTGCGCCACGCCGTCGCCGAGCGCGACGAACAGGAGGCGCTGAGCCTGGCGCTGTCACTGGTCTGGTACTGGCAGATGCGCGATCTGCGCGTGGAGGCGCGGAACTGGTTCAACGAGGTCATGGCCCTCGGCCCCGACCCGTTCGCCGAGCCCGCCCGCCGCGCCGCACCGGTGTGGGAGCGGTGCACGGCCGCCCCGCCCCCGATGACCGGCGAGGTCCTCGCGGAGGCGCGACGCGGCGTCCACCTGGCCCATCTCGCCTGCATGGACACCGAGCTGGAGACCTGGCAGAGCCCGCAGGCCAAGCGGAAACTGCGGGTCATCGCCGAGACGTACGAACCGGGCATGCCCCAGACCTGCACCCCTCCCGGCCTGCTCTGGTTCTTCGCCGTGATGCTCTCCGGCGACATGGAGCGGCTGCGCGAGATCATGAACGCCGCCGTGCGCACCTGCCGGGAGACACCGGGTTACGAGTGGAGCCTGGCCGGCAGCCTCCAGATGCGCGCCAACTTCCTCGCCAACCGCACCGACTGGGCGGGCGACGCGGCCCGCGACGCCGACGAGGCGCTGGAGATCTACCACCGCCTCGGCGACGCCTGGGGTACCGCCGAGGCGCTCGCCGCCCGCGCCGAGGCCCGTGAGCGCAAGGGCGAGTTCCGGCTCGCCGCCGCCGACTACCGGGCCGCCGCGAAGGAGGCCGAACGGCTCGGCGCGCACGCCCAGGTGGACATCCTGGACGCCCGCCTCGGCAGCGTGCTGCTGGAGTGCGGGGACGCCGAGGAGGGCGAGCGCACCCTGCGCGCGGTCATCGAGCGGACCGAGGGGACGGGACACAACGGCGCCATGCCGGCCGCCCGGCTCTTCCTCGCCGGGCGGCTCGGCATGACCGGCCGGACGGCGGAGGCGCGCGAGCAGCTCCGGCTGCTGCGCGAGGACTTCGCCATCTCCCACTTCGTCGTCTTCGACGCCTTCATCCTCGCCGCGGAGGCGTGGGTCGCCACGCTGGAGGGCCGGCACGAGGAGTGCCTGGTCAAGGTGCGCAAGTCACTGGAGCGGGCCGACGACCCGCTCTCCGCGGCCATCGCCCCGCACATGCGCTCCTCGTACCTGACGATCGCGGCGATGGCCATGGCCCGCGTGGACGGCGGGCGGCGGGCCGTCGACGCGGCGCGCTGCCTCGGCGCCGCCGACGCGATGCTGCCGCCGGCCCACGTCGCGATGGGCCTGGAGCGTGACGGGCGCGCCCGCGCCGTCGGGAGGGTCCGCGAGGCGCTCGGCGGCGAGGCCTACGAGCTGGCGTACGCCGAGGGCGCCGGCCTCACCGCGGAGGAGGCCGTCGCCCTCGTGTGA